A stretch of DNA from Echeneis naucrates chromosome 3, fEcheNa1.1, whole genome shotgun sequence:
tctttcgttctcTAAATCTGGCTATGACCTTTTCtgaaaaaaattttaaacatgGTTCAGCAGGAAAACATGTAGGGCCTGAAAGGAGTATGAATGAATCATTGGGACGGACTGGGTCAGGATGTGTTAACGGGCTGTGAACCACAGAGTTGCTGAGCCTAACCAGCTCTCCCAGCTGCAGCTCCTTGATAACTGTGTCCTGCAGGGACAGTATTTGGTGGACACGTTATTCCACTCTTTTGCTGTACCCACAGTTTCACATCATATTGGAGCAGAACATTTGGTGCAATCTAAAGGTTGCTGCAAACCACAACTTTGAAGTTCTGTCGATTGCTTCTGGGTCTTAATCTTTTCATATGACACAGTGTGAAGCATAAAATGGGCTGATCATTACTGTTCCATTATCCATTatctttttccttcattttcactgttgccAGTCGAACAACTCATCAGAAAACGATTATGCACCTGCTATTCGAGGATTATACTATCCAGCATATCAGGTTTGTTTAGCTTTTAGGTCTCTGTACACCTGCGTGAATCATCACATGCTAagttaaatttacatttattaaagaTGTGACTCGTCTGCATTGCTAGtaaaaaacaatttaatgttTTCCAGCTATGAGATGCTGATAGAGTCCACTTAAATATCAAGTAACATTTTTCAATGTGACTTATAATAAACTAGGGTATTTATTGCTTCTTTATTTGTTGAACCAGTTTAActatattattaaataaaacaggagagcAGTGTTGTTCTCATTATACCCTGTGGAACAATAACAGAAGaagtgtcagtgtttgtgatgATAATGACATTACAGCTCTTTCTTCAGCATCTAACATAGATGTCTAGGAGGAAATTACCACAATGATTCATATCTCAGGAGTGTGTCAGCTGGTATTAGGTGCAGCTCTAGGTGTTCTGATATGAAATTGACTTTTGaagtgaactgaaaaaaaaaattatagaagaagctgcagtttaTTTGACTCTTTGGACATGAAGCAGATGTAATTTTCTATATTTGAGtggcaaaaagcaaaataaaaagctttttgaTCTCAGCTGCATTTCAGCAGCAAAGACACAGAGGTGTGGGGTCTGTGCAGAGCGAGGTGCTGTAGCCTCATCTGTCATGTTGGCAGGTCAAGTGTGCATGATGGCTGATCTAATCTCTGTTCTgctgtccatgtgtgtgtgaggggggccCCCCAATGGTATGTTATTGTCTGACGTTACAGAAACAGTGAACTTTAATCCTCACATTTCAACTAACAATACCATGAACGGTATTTTTCAAAGGCCCAGTGGGCTGACTCAGAGAAGTATGTCTATAAGTAAACTGATACCAAACTTAACGTAATATGCAAGTTAAATAgcagaaatgtttaaatcattGATGAAAAATAGCTAATTctcaaaatgaattaaaaaacagCCTATAAGTATGTCAGATTAGTTGGTTGCATAATTACTATTTGCTATTAGATCATCATCAATTCTCCACATGAGTAATGTTAATGATCGATGACAAGCTGATGACTTGGGATGTCATTTGAGGAGTGAGGCGAAAAATTTATTAGAATAAACatctgaaaattaaaactgTATGTGTTTACTGAAAGTGCCTCTTAACCCATTCCTGTTCGATTTTGTATCATCCATCCTGATTAATCTGATGCCATCactctcactgctgctgtgacaaAACAAACGGCACTCATAACGATAAAAGCATTTGACAGCAAAGTGTCAAATATGGATGCAGAATCCATTAACATCATAAAAACATCCAAGTGGTACGAATGTTTTCTCGGGATTTTGACAGGTTTTCTGCTGTCATCTCCTGGTCAGCATCTGTAAATACAAACTGCACTGGTTAATGGTTACCACGGCTTGCATTGAGGTCGTTTAATGGATAAATAGATGGgttgtttcagaaaaaaaaacaatcctgcctttttttcccctctttgtttttgaatgttttcactttcatttcaaactgtAAAGTGATTAACCAAACCTGAGATAAACTGGCACTGACACTGATGAGCAGCCATGCAGGAGATAAAACAGGTGCATCCTGCTCTGGGCTGGTCTCAGTACTGTTTAATGGCCAGTGGGAGGCAGCAGAGCTCCATCCTGCagcaggtcctggtccaggacCGGGTCCATTGTGGTGCCTCAGACTCTGTGTTGCCATGTCCGCTTACTATAAGCGCTTACCTCAGCGTCTTTAGGCGGTTTCCTTGAGcaatttttgcacatttatcGCCTTCACTGGTCTGTTTAATTATCTTCTTCATTAACTTCTGCCAGTTTCACAGAGCACAAtgtaatacaaataaaactctcTCTACTTAtcgaagaaaaaaaatcaaaataattggTGTaggcttttaaaaaaattacgCAATAAAGCAAATCATTTCTGTATGTCCAAAATAATGCATCATATATTTTACTCTTACAAGTAATTTTAATGCATTAATTAGGCATTTTATCTAAGTTGTTTACCCTAAAACTGCCTTAATCTCtactaaacaaacacaaagaagtgATGACGCCCCCCCAGAGAAACATCCTCTCGCGATATCTGGCAACCCGGCCAGTCTCCATCTGTCAGCCCGTCAGCAGAGGTCCGTCCGTCCGCCGCGGAAATGTTCAAAACAGTCAAAGAgttaaagagtttggtccaggAGCGACTGAGGGCGGCAGCCGAGGAGATATTCAGCCTGTTTGAACAAACACTGAAAGACTACGAGGAGGAAGTTTTCCGCTTCAAGCAGCAGACCGACCTGCAGCGGTGGAGAGGTAAGGGACGGGCTACCTCCTGTTcactttaacctttaacctttaaccctTGCACCGCCGAGCCAGGGACGGGGTCACGTTCACCTTTCCAAAGTTGGAGCAGAGCTTTGCAGTCATGAGTTTAGCACTGAATCGTAGCAGACAGAAAGTATGCGCCATTTTGCATCCCCCAGTTTATCAGGAGGGGGGGATGCAAAATGGCTGGCTTCACAGATGCCTCATTAATCAGCAGCTTATTCCCaaggcatgttttttttttatgttgttgacACAGTCAGAATAGAGGAAATTAAATTTATCTTTTAGAGCTTGAAAAGATGGTGCAGGTTTATGTTTCCAGATCCATCCTAACTGAAGAATACGCTTTTGTGTATTGTTCACATTGTATTTGATCGATTTCTACTCCTTGCAGTAGAAAATTTCCCTTTTAATGACAGAGGAATTCCTTCACATGTCACAGGGAATCAATTCACATCCTTTTTAACTGACATTCGATGCCAGTTCCCTAATTAAACAGGAAACGGAAAATCCAAATTATCACCCAAACTGTCAAAGCTGAAGTGTTTCAGGGATTGTCTTTTataatttgtttgcttttgccaTTTAGGgtgatgaatatatatatataactaatAACATCATCTAGTTATTTTCTGGAGCTGTCAATATCTTGGCATCAGCAGACTACACAATGTTGTACAACACATGTCTCAGTGCTCTGCTTATCtgtttacaaataaaaatattttgatcaaCTACAAGCctgattttcttttactctgTGTGATCCTATCCAGCCCCTGTCCAGCTCCCCGTCCAGGAAAAAGACGTTGCTTCTGAGCTGGCGCCTTCCCCGGACAAAGATGAACGGGAGCGCCTGCATattaaagaagaagaggaggaagatggactGCGGACTGCTGAGGCAGGTGCAACGCAGGGGGAGACTGTTGGCAGGGAGACCATGTTCAAAATAATTTATGTGCAGAGAAGTGATGAAGACGGAGGAGAGTCACCGCATCAACGCCAAGATGTTGGGAATAAAGGAGACTCTTCTCCCAGCAGCTCATCCCAACAGTGTAAAGCAGAACCTCTGCTAGAAAGTTATGATGCATCAGAGGCAAACACCGACTGTCAGCTAAGTGAAAACGGTGATGATGAACAGCGAGATAGCACAGGATTTCATTTTGGCCGTGAGATATCACAGCAATGTGGCGAGACAGCATACAGACCGTACACCTGCAGCATTTGCAGCAAGACTTTTAGGATTAAATCCATTCTGACTCGCCACATGAAGACGCACACAGGGGAGAAACCTTACTGCTGCAGTGATTGCGGCAAAAGCTTCATCCATCGCTCCTATCTGCGGACTCATATGAACTCTCACTCAGGACAGAAGCCGTATACGTGTAATTTCTGCGGCAGAGGATTCACACAGGTTGGAAACATGAATGCTCACATACGaatccacacaggagagaaacctcACAGCTGCACTCACTGTGGTAAGAGTTTTAGAGAAAAAGCAGACCTTATAAAGCACACAATAATACACACTGGAGAGAAACCATACAGCTGCGCTGTTTGTAATATGAAATTCAGTGCCCAGTCCAATCTAACACGCCACACGAAGATTCATTCAGGAGAGAGGCCATATAGTTGTGCTTCTTGTGAGAAAAGATTTATTCGGCGATCCCATTTAATTATTCATATGAAGACTCATGCAGGGGAGAATTCATGAAGCATACCAGCTCCAGGGGCTTTATTTGATCATTGCCTGTGTAAAACCAGTGTTCTCTAATGctctcctccacagacacaTTCATTTGTTAGAGTGGATAAGGACTTGTATTAGAGAAGTGAATAGAAAAAATCTCTTAAAATTGTGCTTGTATTAATCTTTCAGTGTGTCACTAGATGCTCTTTCCATCTTTTTAATTGTTTAGGCCACAAGTTGTCAATGATATTCTTTTTTGGTCAAAGAGTAATAAAAGTGATCATGCTGTTACATTTATTAGTCTGGCATTTTCCTTCAGCTAAATACTGATGAGATAGATCCAGTTAACATGTTATGTATGTATACCCAGTCGAGCAGTGATGCTTTGAGTCAAATGCCAATATTTTGCAAGAAATTTATATTCACAGATGAAAATGTTGACATGCAGGTACATTATTTATATCCAGTTTTATTATTCCCAATTGAACTCTAAGCCGAAAGTTAACTGAAATTGACGGAAATATCTTTTTTATGAATCAAATTACTGTTAAAAATCTGACCTGAAGATGTTGTCAGATGTTCTCAGATAAAAGAATGAAGAATCTAAAACTTACATGTGTCCAGCAGTGTAAGTCCTCAAACTCTTACTGTGGCTGTATAATTTCCGTCATTTTGGCTTTTCCatgatatattttattgtttcatactTAAATATGTAACTGAATAGTTTATTAGTTATAGTCCTGTCTTAATAAAAATCTATGAAAATAACCAAATGCCTCCGACAggggaaacattttaaatacgGTTTTCGCGGAATTGGCTGTGACGCCATTTCCGCTTTCGCAACGGGGAAAAATTTTTTGGCGCGCCAGTTTTTTAAACGGCTGCAGTTACCGGGAGAAGATGACGAAACGTTGAGCCAGTTCGGCT
This window harbors:
- the LOC115041232 gene encoding zinc finger protein 260-like, with translation MFKTVKELKSLVQERLRAAAEEIFSLFEQTLKDYEEEVFRFKQQTDLQRWRAPVQLPVQEKDVASELAPSPDKDERERLHIKEEEEEDGLRTAEAGATQGETVGRETMFKIIYVQRSDEDGGESPHQRQDVGNKGDSSPSSSSQQCKAEPLLESYDASEANTDCQLSENGDDEQRDSTGFHFGREISQQCGETAYRPYTCSICSKTFRIKSILTRHMKTHTGEKPYCCSDCGKSFIHRSYLRTHMNSHSGQKPYTCNFCGRGFTQVGNMNAHIRIHTGEKPHSCTHCGKSFREKADLIKHTIIHTGEKPYSCAVCNMKFSAQSNLTRHTKIHSGERPYSCASCEKRFIRRSHLIIHMKTHAGENS